The genomic DNA GTAACTTTTTTGCTTGCCGGAAGTTATGCCAGTTTGGGCCAGTCCGATGGGCTATCGGTATCGGGAAGCCAGTCATCGTCCTGGGGCGATGTGGATGTTTAAAGGATGGTTGAATAGGCAGCAAAATATGGAGGCACGGTAACTACCTTGCGTCATCCGTTCTTAAATGATATCGTTAAACGGCATGAGGCGATAAGCAATTTAGCTCTATTATGAAACCTATCTAAGTTCATTTGAGAGGTAGATAGGTCATTAaaagaatgaaatatttatgttAAGGTAATGAAAAATCCCTTGCAAAGGATAGATTTGACTatctttttactttttttaaattaagaaaaaCGGCTTAACATCAAAATGTACACCTCAAATGAGATGCAAAAATCAAATGCTAGCATCTAAAAATGCcttgatttttatttcagtATGCAACGTCCTTAGCAACGTCTTTAGCAACGTCTGTCAAGTTACTGGAGATGGTGTAGGCTACAACCAAGTGCAGCATCGAAGTAATCATTGGTTTTTGGCTGTGATCGTCAGCTATAAAAGCAGGCTAATCTGCATTGCAGAACTAGTCGTAGTCAATCATTCGCCGTGCAAGGTTCGCGTAATATTTATACAAACTAACCCTAAGGTAGGGGTGGTACAAGGTTTGAAAAGTCCTGTGCCTAAAAAGCATCATACGCTTGGTGAACTGTCCAGTTATTCGCATATCGTTTTCCTAACTTCGGTGTTTATGCAGATCtaacaggaagaaaaacaaaccaaacggcCAAGATGTCTGAAGAAGTCACGTACCGAATTCCGAAACCGGCGCGCATGCGCGGTCTGCACAATGTCATCGTCAAGCGCAATCTGATCATGGCCATCGCCCTGGTCACCACGGCCGTTATTTCGATAAAAATGCTGCGCAACGAACCGAGGAAGCGAGACTACGCCGAGTTCTACAAGAATTACGACGCGAACAAGGCCTTCCAGCGCATGAAGGATGCCGGTCTGTTGCAATCGGTGCAGGATTAGATTTGGCCCCGGAGTAAAAGCCATCGTAAAGCCATAGAAAAAAGGCACTGGAAGCACTAATTGCGTGATCGCTCTATATAGGAATGGAAATAGCACAGTAAAGGAAATTCCGGTTAATCCAAACATCACTTACGTGTTGCCTAGTGTATTACATAATTTAAAATGCTCCGGCTAAAAGAATAAAACAGCCAACCAACGCTTGTCGTTTCTATGGCAACATACGTTAAACGCAGGGTTACTTAGATGCTTTTATTATCTATCGTACTTATTCTAAAAACAAATGTAATTATACCTTGGGGGACAAGTAGCCGACGCAATAGCGACgacagtcttcacacggcagaaccgtgGATCATATCCGATTAGTATCTTTCTCCCTTAGTAAGAACTGAGTGTTCAACTACGTTGTATCATTAAGTCCAGTAAGGTATGGCTCGGGATTTTCATACATATTATATATATGAGGAAACTCCGGGAAGTTCAGTAACCCTAAATTCAACTCTAATTTGGAAGGCTGAAAGTACTTCATTTGCTGGAAAGGGATTTGATAaccatttaattttatttgcccTAAACTATTCTCGATACATACATGAGTGGCCATAACACTCCCATAAAGCCATCAATAGTGATCCTTTCAAATGCGCCACACCATTACGAACTCTTCCCTTCGACTGTTCTCAGAATCCCAGAAACAGAAACCCCCCACGATGGAAGATGGAGGAAATGTATGATGATTTTAATGCGATTTTGATGTTTGCTCAATCGCAATCCGTTGACCGGCGGGGAGAAAGGGACAGTTTGATGGAAATTATTTGCTGCGAGTAGAGGAGTGTGAATATGAAAAGgcttgttttggttttcgctgGTCTCACTGAGCGCGTTGGAATGTTAGCCCTCATTCCTCACAAGAAGATCCCCGGGAAGGTTCCCGTGAAGAGTTTGATATTAACATTTATGTGGCCAGTTTTTGGTGAGCGGCAAGGTTTAAGGCTAGATTTATGCAGCCGCTATAGAAGGGTGCAGGTTTGACGTCTCGTGACAAAAAGCATCTGATGATGGTCTAAAGCACGGATGGTCAGCACGGTGCgatgtttattatttattcatgcTGGGGATTATTTTCGCTCACCGGGAGCGTGCTCGGGAGGCGGCACATCAGTAGGGCTCTCGGGGAAGTGGCGGACTGGAGTGTGGATAATGATGTCGTTGATGACAGTAATGCTGTTAGAGGATTAGCCGGTGCAGCTTCACGGTACGGGTTGGTTATCCCGTTGGCTTTTGGGAGCTTCTCAAAGTCAATCAGTGTATCTGTCGGAGAGGGTTGGGATTTTGTGTTCTGTACTGGATGTGATTTCAGTTTTGAGGGAATCGGTTGACAAGGAATGTGTGATTTgataaatggaaataaaattcataTTCAACTCGAACAAGACATATTACAGTCTTTTTAAGGACTTCCAGCAAATGCTTCTATGACCAACGCATAAGTCTGTACAGTATATACAATGACGGACAATATTATTGTGCTATCTGGCTGCTTCCAGGTGGTTATAAAAAAGCTTCCAGTACGAAGCTGTATGTTATTAAGCTTAAAAAACGTGCATTGTATTCAGAAGCtggcgaaaaaacaaatgatttcTTTTGTGACTTTTTGTGTAAAACTACATCTCGAATGGAAACAGGCCGCAATTGAAAAATATAcgggaattttttttttcaaaaatggaacaggaaaattgttttgcgtgctgctatttttatttcgcACCCTATTCATGAACTTTCATTAACTTAAATGTTAACGGTTTTCAAAAATGTGAACGTTGTTCAATTTGTATGACACAGGAGAGGGTTTGCGCCTGGAGGATATGCAAATATTTGACTTTTTACGCCTGAAGGCAGGCAATAGCAAAACACATTGTCACTGCTGATGAAACACATCATGTTGTTACCTGTACCTCCGGTGGAGACCAATAAAGTTCATGAAAGGTTTAAAACTGTAACGGAAACTGAAGCGAGAATTATTTACAATCTTCCATTCAGCTAGATAATCGGTTTGAAGTCCTGGGGTGGGTGGCGACTTTCCTACACTCAGTAGCATTCTCCATTGTTTTTATTCTTCCCTGGCCTTCCTTTCGCATTCTACCACTGTATCCCTCCTTACCTTTTCATCTGATATGCGATCAGTTTGGCGTAGGCCGGCGATCCGTACCAGTCCCTTCTATCCTTGGAACCTGGCTTGCTCGGCGTGATTAATAGTCCGGACCAATCCTTCCCCTTGATAGTCGGCCAGTTTGGCAAAGTCCAACAGTCACTATTGTGCTCTTCCCGATGCTAGCCCACTACCCCCACCAAGTGTTTTTACCACCATTCCCTTCTTCTTCCAATCTCCGAAGTACGCCGTACCCCTACAAACGTAATGATAAAAAACGGttgaaaatatttcaagtTAACATCAACTAAACATAGAATCGCAATGTAACTTTGataaaaaatgtgctaattGTTATATCTAGTTCCACACATTGTAATAAACATggataaatttgttttttattatacTGTATTTGAGATTATTCTGGCGATGTATTGCAAACTAAGTAACAAATAATGTATCAATCGTTAATAAAACTATTTGATTGAAACTTATTTAACATGCTTCCACTTGCTCTCTAATCTATGTCAGtctgatgatgacgatggtccTTTCCAGCCTTGATCATCATTATCTTCTGTTTTGGTCTTTCGACCTCTCTGGtaatgcttgccatttctggcttactagagttaatgataccacgtagatGGATAGGATCCTCagtcactacgggggaacggtacagatgagacttgaacctcTTGAATCTGCGCCATTGTCGCCTCTACCGCCCCCCACAATCCTATCCATAAATCAGCACTAACCGGTTTAtagttatttattgtttacttaaaacatttttttaatataaaacttATATTTTTAGCAATTATGTTGCGTAGACAGTGATGcgtcataaaaaaatattcccaaATTATGAATACACCGTGAATTATGGTTATGATACCAAATTTGAGTGAATTGTTATAGTTTGATTTTAAATAGTCTTGTGTTATATTTCAATTAAGAAGCTCCgttatattttttcaattattagtcATGAGGGACGGCTCTCTTTAATTTTCCAACgccataaaacaatttaaaatgcaaaaacaatatttttaatactttGGGCATGTCTACGCACACGGTAGAATCACCGGGGTTAAAATCGCATCTGAGCCGTTCCACCATGGTGAGCACTGACtacccaactacgtggtatctataagtctagtaagccagaaatgacaggcatgacctaagaggtcgttaggtcaagaaagaaggagaagtCTTTCTGTCATTCACAATAAAGCCCAGCTTTGTATTTAAAAAGATGTTTTTTTAGTTGATTTTAAAAACCTTTATTATTCAATTATATATAAGCTATTAGAAGATGTGAAAGATCAAAACAATTCATCTGTTTATGTTATGTTAAACACCAACTACAGCTAACAAAAAAGTATTACATAGCACTCCTCACAAACAAACGCTCATGTAAAGCTTTCTTTGCAACTGCAAAGGAACAGCCAGCAGTTTTGCTGATGAATATTTCATCAGTTTGAGCTTCTTGTCTGCACTTTCGCCTGCGAAGATCAACCTTAGAAAAACAGGAgcatgacacacacacaaaagctgcAGTGACTCCAACACACCATACACATACTCTACGTGATTATGGCGAAAATGTGAAAGTGAAAATGTAGCCCCCCTCTCCCTCTCCAATTCGTCCCAACCTTGGACGCTCGTCCTGTGAAGTGCTGCTTCAGCAGTGCTCACTTCACCTTTCACTCATATTCACTCACCCGCAGTAAATAAACTACCGTGCGGGCATAATTGAAAGGAGCAACAGTGCAACagacaaaaataaatcagGCAGCTCGGTGGAAGACGTCCCAGAAATTCCATTACCAAGACTTGCGTACGTGGGACAAATGGGGTAGGAACAGACAGACTGGCTGAGTGTGTACGAAGACAGTGGCTTACAGGGCCGGCTTCTTCCTGCTCGTCCCCGTGACACATTCCATTTCCGGACAGGAGGACACACAGCAGCCGGAGCTGAAATGGTTGATTGAAGTGCCAAGTGAATGCACCGTGTAAGTGCATATGCATTATTCGGTCGCTTCTTTTTCCTCACAGCAATCCGCACGCCAACTGCAGCGCGAGCGAGTGTGCTCTGTGCTCGAGCTCATCCATTCACATTAGCACCAGTGCCAGTGCACCGCGGGGGATGTTAGGCGGGATGATGGAGCCAGGCGCAGGCGGTGTACTTCGCAGTTGGATGGCATCGGCAAAGTGTTAAGCATTCAATTTGAATATGAATATTTAATAATGCCGCTCAGTGTTGCATTATTCAGCAAGTGTTCTTCGGTTTCTAAAatatatgaaaaaataaataaaataaagcgaaACACATGCAAAGTGAATAAAAAGTGGCGTGCATGTGAACGATGTGTTTTACACAGGTTCGTGTAcatgagtttttttgtgtgttgataATGCATAACCGATACAGATGGTCAGCGGTGAAGCAAGTTTTGACGGGTGGAGAAAGTTAAACTTTTTAACTGACAAGCTAACTAtggggttggttggtttagTGGTTGCTTTTCAGGGGGAATAAATTACGTTGGTCCAGATTTCAACATGTCATTTAGGGCTGAATAACAACGGCAAACTGATGCGAAGCAATCCAGTagtgtttatttaattttgctATTGAATATTACAGTCTTAGCTATGTATTTCCGCTTGTCAATTAACcgattcatttttaaatcctTTAAAAGAGTCATTATAAAGAGGCAACTTTTTCTTACGGTTAAAAGCAtcatattttttcaattatacGACTTCCGCTTTTTCCACATGACCAAAGGCGAAGAAAACACTCCCTAACAGCGcagcaaaacaattcaaaacgGTCGCGCCATCCAGTCGTGAGGGCTACAGCTTCCGGCTAGCGTGCAAGCAAAACATGCACATAATTTTCACCAACTTTTCCGTTGCATTCGATGGCCAAGCCGCACTTTACGGTTTCCTCGGAGCTCGgagaaaacgaaacggaaagaCCGAACGAAGCCATGTGACGCGTTGTTTCTCGCTGGAATTTCTCACccagcaaaagggaaaagcagggaaaaacaaaactcgggAACAGAAGTGTttgggatttgtttttatgGCTGTCGACAATCGGTGGATATCATAGTGTGGAATCCTTTCTTAGAcgatgcagctgcagcagtgagATGAAATGATGGTTTCGAGTTTGACGACTGCGTCGATATAAATTGTTGCTAGTTGCACCGTTTGATGTGTGTGCTCGTGCTTAGCCGGCGTAATAAGTTTTGCTGGAAAGGGGGTTGTTTTTGTCCCAGATTTGAGCgatgggaaaaagttttgtttgttgttgagatAGAGAACGGAAAAGAGTCAAGGGAAGTTTTgaatgatgaaaaaaaaaaacacaaagcagTTATAAAAAAGTATAAGAAAACTCTATGATAACAAGgagagaataaaataaaaagaaaaacaacaacaatgacaaaaaaatgaagtagaaaacaaatagaaaattgacttttgtaaaataaaatataaaatgaaaaaagtccaataaaaaatataaagaaaCTCCATCAAAactgtaa from Anopheles stephensi strain Indian chromosome 2, UCI_ANSTEP_V1.0, whole genome shotgun sequence includes the following:
- the LOC118503597 gene encoding cytochrome c oxidase subunit 6C-1-like translates to MSEEVTYRIPKPARMRGLHNVIVKRNLIMAIALVTTAVISIKMLRNEPRKRDYAEFYKNYDANKAFQRMKDAGLLQSVQD